One region of Paenibacillus hamazuiensis genomic DNA includes:
- the tkt gene encoding transketolase, which produces MTVTNKSIQQLSIDTIRTLSIDAVQKANSGHPGMPMGAAPMGYELYARVMKHNPENPQWINRDRFVLSAGHGSMLLYSLLHLSGYDLPMEELKQFRQWGSLTPGHPEVYHTPGVDATTGPLGQGFGMAVGMALAEAHLAAVYNKENYRIIDHYTYVICGDGDLMEGISSEAASLAGHQKLGKLIVLYDSNDISLDGELSLSFAEQAKSRFEGYGWQYLRVEDGNDLEALHKAILEAQADYRPTLIEVKTIIGYGSPNKAGKGGHAGPHGSPLGADEVVLTKKAYGWDENQHFHVPEEVYAHFNEAKQRGIKAEAEWKQMFAEYAKQYPELAKQFEQAVAGELPAGWDKDIPADADASKGTRTASGTVLNAIAQNVPFLVGGSADLESSTMTHMKGLGVMHAKDYSGRNIYFGVREFGMGAAINGMLLHGGLKVFGGTFFVFSDYLRPAIRLASIMGVPAIYVFTHDSIGVGEDGPTHEPIEQLAALRVIPGVTVIRPADGSETAAAWRYAVENKKGPVALVYSRQAAAKLEGSEKAAEGVLKGAYVLSDAPGGKPQVQLIATGTEVQLAVQAQKQLAEQGIAARVISMPSWELFDKQPQSYKDSVILPDVKARLAIEMAHPMGWDRYVGDQGAVLGIDKFGASAPGPVVIKEYGFTVENVVAQAKQLLK; this is translated from the coding sequence ATGACTGTAACGAACAAATCGATTCAACAATTGTCGATCGACACGATTCGTACGCTGTCGATCGATGCGGTGCAGAAGGCGAACTCCGGTCACCCGGGCATGCCGATGGGCGCTGCGCCGATGGGATACGAGCTGTACGCGCGCGTGATGAAGCACAATCCGGAGAACCCGCAGTGGATTAACCGCGACCGTTTCGTATTGTCCGCCGGACACGGCTCCATGCTGCTGTACAGCTTGCTGCACCTGAGCGGTTACGACCTGCCGATGGAAGAGCTCAAGCAGTTCCGCCAATGGGGCAGCCTGACGCCGGGCCATCCGGAAGTATATCATACGCCGGGCGTTGACGCGACGACGGGTCCGCTCGGACAAGGCTTCGGCATGGCGGTGGGCATGGCTTTGGCTGAAGCTCATTTGGCTGCAGTATATAACAAAGAGAACTACCGCATCATCGATCACTACACATATGTCATTTGCGGCGACGGCGACCTGATGGAAGGTATCTCCAGCGAAGCGGCTTCGCTTGCTGGACATCAGAAGCTCGGCAAGCTGATCGTGCTGTACGATTCCAACGATATTTCGCTGGACGGCGAGCTCAGCCTTTCGTTTGCGGAGCAGGCGAAGAGCCGTTTTGAAGGATATGGCTGGCAATATTTGCGCGTGGAGGACGGAAACGATCTGGAAGCGCTGCATAAGGCGATTTTGGAAGCGCAGGCGGACTACCGTCCAACGTTGATCGAAGTCAAGACCATCATCGGTTACGGAAGCCCGAACAAGGCGGGCAAAGGCGGACATGCCGGCCCTCACGGATCTCCGCTCGGAGCGGACGAAGTCGTACTCACGAAAAAGGCTTACGGCTGGGATGAAAATCAGCATTTCCATGTGCCGGAGGAAGTGTACGCTCATTTTAATGAAGCGAAGCAGCGCGGCATCAAGGCGGAAGCGGAATGGAAGCAAATGTTCGCGGAGTATGCGAAGCAATATCCGGAGCTGGCGAAGCAGTTCGAGCAGGCTGTTGCCGGCGAACTGCCTGCCGGATGGGACAAGGACATCCCGGCGGACGCCGACGCTTCCAAAGGAACGCGTACCGCATCGGGTACGGTGTTGAATGCGATCGCGCAAAACGTTCCTTTCCTCGTAGGCGGTTCCGCGGACCTCGAGTCCTCGACGATGACTCACATGAAGGGTCTCGGCGTTATGCATGCGAAAGATTACAGCGGCCGCAACATTTATTTCGGCGTCCGCGAGTTCGGCATGGGCGCGGCGATCAACGGCATGCTGCTGCACGGCGGCCTCAAAGTGTTCGGCGGCACGTTCTTCGTCTTCTCCGACTACCTGCGTCCGGCGATTCGTCTCGCTTCGATCATGGGCGTTCCTGCGATTTATGTATTCACCCACGACAGCATCGGCGTCGGCGAGGACGGACCTACGCATGAGCCGATCGAGCAGCTGGCCGCGCTTCGCGTCATTCCGGGTGTGACGGTCATCCGTCCGGCGGACGGCAGCGAAACGGCAGCCGCATGGCGTTATGCGGTTGAGAACAAAAAAGGTCCGGTGGCATTGGTTTACTCCCGCCAGGCGGCAGCGAAGCTTGAAGGCTCCGAGAAAGCGGCCGAAGGCGTGCTCAAAGGCGCGTACGTGCTGTCCGATGCTCCGGGAGGTAAGCCGCAGGTGCAGCTGATCGCGACAGGTACGGAAGTGCAGCTCGCGGTACAAGCCCAAAAGCAGCTGGCTGAGCAAGGCATTGCCGCCCGCGTCATCAGCATGCCGAGCTGGGAGCTGTTCGACAAGCAGCCACAAAGCTATAAAGACTCCGTCATCCTGCCGGATGTCAAAGCCCGCCTTGCGATCGAAATGGCCCATCCGATGGGCTGGGACCGTTATGTCGGCGACCAAGGCGCTGTCCTCGGCATCGACAAATTCGGCGCTTCGGCTCCGGGTCCGGTTGTCATTAAAGAATACGGCTTCACCGTAGAAAATGTAGTTGCTCAAGCGAAGCAGCTGTTGAAATAA